One stretch of Candidatus Nitrosotenuis cloacae DNA includes these proteins:
- a CDS encoding 30S ribosomal protein S11, giving the protein MSEEQVEKWGIAHIYSSYNNTIVHMTDLTGAETVAISSGGVHVTADRYESSPFAAMKSSNAVVEAAKAKGFTAFHIRVRAVGGVGSRVPGPGAQAAIRALARGGFKIGRIDDVTPIPHDTTRKKGGKRGRRV; this is encoded by the coding sequence ATGTCAGAAGAACAAGTAGAAAAGTGGGGCATTGCTCACATCTATAGCAGTTACAACAATACCATAGTACACATGACAGATCTCACTGGTGCAGAAACCGTAGCAATTAGTTCCGGTGGTGTGCATGTTACTGCTGACAGATACGAATCATCTCCATTTGCTGCAATGAAATCATCAAATGCAGTAGTAGAGGCAGCAAAGGCAAAGGGCTTTACTGCATTTCACATCAGAGTGAGAGCAGTTGGCGGCGTAGGCTCCAGAGTCCCAGGACCAGGGGCACAAGCAGCTATTCGAGCACTTGCAAGAGGAGGATTCAAAATAGGAAGAATTGATGATGTTACACCAATTCCTCACGACACCACACGAAAGAAGGGTGGAAAGAGAGGAAGAAGAGTCTAA
- the thiL gene encoding thiamine-phosphate kinase, translating to MNKLDERKIIDIFQKKLVKDNHHEDVEIFRLGKKFGVIKTDTLVESTDVPPQMRPEQIARKSMVAPLSDFASKGVKPRHGIISISLPRGYPRSKLISLAKGFKDTSRQFGVKILGGDTNEAKEIVISVMLFGIASRITARSGAKQRDIIVTTGNFGRTSAGLGILLHKNRSPEKFRKLATNSVLLPKPRLEFGVLAAKYFSSSMDSSDGLSTTLTQMSAASKKRFIITQVPKDVELDEFSKDNHLNAVDLVFNGGEEYEIVATISPKNIEKIKKIAKAKKINLIQIGHVENGKGVLFQHGKKQTRVKDKGWTHFS from the coding sequence ATGAACAAGCTAGATGAGAGAAAAATCATTGACATTTTTCAAAAAAAACTAGTCAAAGACAATCATCATGAAGATGTTGAGATATTCAGATTAGGAAAAAAATTTGGTGTCATAAAGACAGACACATTGGTAGAAAGCACTGATGTCCCACCACAAATGAGACCAGAGCAAATTGCAAGAAAAAGCATGGTTGCACCACTAAGCGACTTTGCATCAAAAGGGGTAAAACCAAGGCACGGAATAATCTCTATTTCATTGCCACGTGGATATCCAAGATCAAAACTTATCAGCCTAGCAAAAGGATTCAAAGATACATCAAGACAATTTGGAGTCAAAATTCTTGGCGGAGATACAAATGAGGCAAAAGAGATCGTAATTTCGGTAATGTTGTTCGGAATTGCCAGCAGGATCACAGCAAGAAGTGGTGCAAAACAAAGAGACATCATAGTGACTACAGGTAATTTTGGCAGAACCAGCGCTGGATTGGGCATATTATTGCACAAAAATAGATCACCTGAAAAATTCAGAAAACTTGCAACAAATTCAGTTTTACTTCCAAAACCAAGACTAGAGTTTGGGGTCTTGGCTGCAAAATACTTTAGCTCATCAATGGATTCAAGCGATGGTCTATCAACCACCCTAACACAAATGTCAGCAGCAAGCAAGAAAAGATTCATCATTACACAAGTCCCAAAAGATGTAGAATTAGACGAGTTTTCAAAAGACAATCATCTCAATGCAGTAGATCTCGTGTTCAATGGCGGTGAGGAATATGAAATCGTTGCAACCATTTCGCCAAAAAATATTGAAAAAATAAAAAAAATTGCCAAAGCCAAAAAGATCAATCTAATCCAGATAGGTCATGTGGAAAACGGCAAAGGTGTATTGTTCCAGCATGGGAAAAAACAAACCAGAGTCAAAGACAAAGGCTGGACTCATTTTTCATAG
- a CDS encoding phosphomannomutase: MKKSISGIRGIVGEDLKLDDVLRFCRNFAPVIKSKKCAIGNDTRPSNEMIREVAVAALLEQGIDVYNFGTVPTPVMFREARKCGAGLIITSSHNPLPWNGLKFIINGRGPNEKEFAHILKEKQTQQTKFGTEYAATSNYVDDATKIIGKMRHEPKILVDVGGGAASFVAPQLLRKLGCHVDVINQSISSRGPDPTADKLTKLVLNSKRYDIGFAFDLDGDRVVVVKDGKKQSPDTTLALGTIKALELGYKKFCLSMDTSIAVEKYIKDHGGRVVRSKVGEANVIDTMLKEKCQAGGEGSSGGFILPEFNMCRDGILTSGLIAAMTGKKIIDEMIKFVSNYHQLRTKIDVESDLHDKTLSKLVQKLKSESSEIITLDGVKIIIDDDTWALVRKSNTEDIIRISVESDNLQKAQQIQKQITTLVKQSHEQAR, encoded by the coding sequence TTGAAAAAATCCATTTCCGGAATTCGTGGAATTGTTGGAGAGGATCTCAAACTAGATGATGTTTTGCGTTTTTGTCGAAATTTTGCTCCAGTAATCAAATCAAAAAAATGTGCAATAGGGAACGATACCAGACCATCAAATGAAATGATAAGAGAAGTAGCAGTTGCGGCATTACTAGAGCAAGGAATTGATGTGTACAATTTCGGAACGGTGCCAACGCCAGTCATGTTCAGAGAGGCAAGAAAGTGTGGTGCAGGACTAATTATCACATCATCACATAATCCATTGCCGTGGAATGGTCTTAAATTCATTATAAACGGCCGAGGCCCAAATGAGAAAGAGTTTGCTCACATTTTAAAAGAAAAACAGACGCAACAGACAAAGTTTGGTACAGAATACGCTGCCACATCCAACTATGTTGATGATGCCACAAAAATAATTGGAAAGATGAGGCATGAGCCAAAAATACTAGTTGATGTGGGAGGAGGAGCTGCATCTTTTGTTGCACCTCAATTATTAAGAAAACTTGGTTGCCATGTGGATGTTATTAATCAAAGCATATCAAGTCGTGGGCCAGACCCAACTGCAGACAAACTTACCAAGCTTGTATTAAACAGCAAAAGATACGACATTGGTTTTGCCTTTGATTTGGATGGGGACAGAGTAGTCGTTGTCAAGGACGGCAAAAAACAATCACCAGACACCACACTAGCACTAGGTACAATCAAGGCACTAGAACTAGGATACAAAAAGTTCTGTCTCAGCATGGACACAAGTATTGCAGTTGAGAAATACATCAAAGATCACGGAGGAAGAGTTGTTCGCTCAAAGGTAGGCGAGGCAAACGTCATAGATACGATGTTAAAAGAAAAATGTCAAGCAGGTGGTGAGGGAAGTAGTGGCGGATTCATACTGCCAGAATTCAACATGTGTCGTGATGGAATACTAACATCAGGACTAATTGCTGCAATGACTGGAAAAAAAATAATTGATGAGATGATAAAATTTGTATCAAATTATCACCAGCTAAGAACAAAGATTGATGTTGAATCAGATCTTCACGACAAAACACTCTCCAAACTAGTTCAAAAACTAAAGAGTGAGTCCAGTGAAATAATCACACTGGATGGAGTAAAAATAATAATTGATGATGACACTTGGGCACTGGTCAGAAAATCAAATACCGAAGACATTATTCGAATTTCAGTAGAATCAGACAACTTGCAAAAAGCACAACAGATTCAAAAGCAGATAACCACCCTAGTAAAGCAAAGCCATGAACAAGCTAGATGA
- a CDS encoding winged helix-turn-helix domain-containing protein, whose protein sequence is MQIVADLLVATDQCGQEGIKVTSLLTQANLSHSRLAKFIENLTGAGLINKIEFDGKNTYVITSKGKQYLESYKRFHDLAEGFGLDL, encoded by the coding sequence ATGCAGATTGTAGCAGATCTACTAGTAGCTACTGACCAGTGTGGACAAGAAGGAATCAAGGTAACAAGCCTGCTAACACAAGCAAATCTTTCACACTCTAGACTTGCCAAATTCATTGAGAACTTGACAGGCGCTGGACTAATCAACAAAATCGAATTTGATGGAAAAAACACCTATGTCATCACATCAAAAGGCAAGCAATACCTAGAATCATACAAACGATTCCACGACTTGGCAGAAGGATTCGGTCTAGATCTTTAA
- a CDS encoding AIPR family protein → MAERGNGLLEFIPGSQSLLIQKKADQPLEGFSENIKDSITEYAEDAKSDVEKGYNFLHWVLTRVFEATEDDAADSIVDGANDLGIDAYLPVDFSDNKIRLFQSKYGTAHSNEAIIKFKEDVRRLLSKDITKMRPELANLVTKIQEKNLKVECCYVTNQPVDYDGDDTIEIMDINKIIKNLWDRIKKPAAGKKSKIRLEERIRYKNTVLGILKLRELTDFVTKNRDYVFESNIRQWMQFKTNVNKGIRDTLHSSPDKFFYYNNGITIVVSDFEVLEDNSLILHAPQIVNGAQTSNSIVDHAKRTNNLDGSITVTIIKADDEHDQNNITKYRNSQNSVRGKDLVSLMDFHKSVKSQLENYGYFYEIQAGSFDSKAKSQQTEFKGDTIYNRYLPDNHKKVIVAKDAIQVLVAGIEQRPTESYSSPAQFLPRGSKYDDVFNENLRDDYRLLLYPYLVKEYAKKSLGYGKRGGHKTKRYATLFFVAVYFRIIHKSILGTKGDFKEDITKLEPIFKSYKLNERILRLADGVATRFLEDTVVEDEIDLANTKHNFFSHHVWNEAMLRVVDKKIRQEEEEIESIKKLVNSLL, encoded by the coding sequence ATGGCAGAAAGAGGTAATGGATTACTAGAATTTATTCCAGGCTCACAGTCGCTTTTGATTCAAAAAAAGGCAGATCAGCCACTAGAGGGGTTTTCTGAGAACATCAAAGACAGCATAACAGAGTATGCTGAGGACGCAAAAAGCGACGTCGAGAAGGGATACAATTTTCTTCATTGGGTACTGACACGCGTATTTGAGGCAACAGAGGACGATGCTGCGGATTCCATAGTGGATGGTGCAAACGATCTTGGAATTGATGCGTATTTGCCGGTTGATTTTTCTGATAACAAGATAAGACTGTTCCAATCAAAGTACGGAACTGCGCACTCTAATGAAGCAATCATCAAATTCAAAGAAGATGTTAGACGATTGCTAAGCAAAGACATAACCAAGATGAGACCCGAGCTTGCAAATCTGGTTACAAAAATTCAGGAAAAGAATCTCAAAGTAGAGTGTTGTTATGTAACAAACCAGCCAGTCGATTATGATGGAGACGATACAATCGAGATAATGGACATAAACAAAATCATCAAAAATCTTTGGGATCGAATAAAAAAACCGGCGGCTGGGAAAAAATCAAAGATAAGACTAGAAGAGCGAATCAGATACAAAAATACGGTTTTAGGTATACTGAAGCTAAGGGAGCTAACAGATTTTGTGACAAAGAACCGCGACTATGTGTTTGAGTCAAACATCAGACAATGGATGCAGTTCAAAACAAACGTAAACAAGGGAATTCGTGATACTCTGCACAGTTCGCCTGACAAATTCTTTTACTATAACAATGGAATCACCATAGTAGTAAGCGATTTTGAGGTGCTTGAAGACAACAGTTTGATTTTGCATGCGCCACAAATTGTCAATGGCGCGCAGACATCAAATTCCATAGTGGATCACGCAAAGAGAACCAACAACTTGGATGGAAGCATCACAGTTACAATAATCAAGGCAGACGATGAGCATGACCAAAACAACATTACAAAATATAGAAACTCGCAGAACTCAGTCCGCGGAAAAGACCTTGTGTCCTTGATGGACTTTCACAAGTCAGTCAAGTCCCAGCTTGAAAACTATGGGTATTTCTATGAAATTCAGGCAGGCTCCTTTGATAGTAAAGCAAAATCCCAGCAAACTGAATTCAAGGGAGACACAATTTACAATCGATATCTTCCAGACAATCACAAAAAAGTAATTGTCGCAAAAGACGCCATACAGGTACTTGTTGCAGGAATCGAGCAGAGGCCGACTGAATCATACAGTTCACCCGCACAGTTTTTGCCGCGTGGAAGCAAGTATGATGATGTCTTTAATGAAAACCTAAGAGATGATTACAGATTGCTTCTTTATCCATATTTAGTAAAAGAATATGCAAAAAAATCACTAGGGTATGGAAAACGAGGAGGGCACAAAACAAAAAGATATGCAACATTGTTCTTTGTTGCAGTGTATTTTAGAATAATACACAAAAGCATTCTTGGAACAAAAGGAGACTTTAAGGAAGACATTACAAAACTAGAGCCGATCTTTAAGAGTTACAAGCTAAATGAACGCATTCTCAGGCTTGCAGACGGTGTCGCTACAAGATTTCTTGAGGATACCGTAGTTGAAGATGAAATTGATCTTGCAAACACAAAACACAATTTCTTCTCGCATCATGTCTGGAATGAGGCAATGCTTCGAGTAGTAGACAAGAAGATACGCCAAGAAGAAGAGGAAATCGAGAGCATTAAGAAGCTGGTAAACAGTTTATTGTAA
- a CDS encoding cupredoxin domain-containing protein, translating to MNKFLILIGIGVSIVIIGLVLGTTSDIDTPDQTSQIPPQHLVAIAMSSSRPGCESTGCYLPTQIQIKTHETISWINEDRGFHTVTTGYYDTPDGMIESEQIAPTEQFSFTFAESGEFHYYCRLHPWMEGTIIVS from the coding sequence ATGAACAAATTCCTAATTTTGATCGGAATTGGGGTTTCTATTGTGATCATTGGCCTAGTCCTGGGAACTACAAGTGATATCGATACGCCTGATCAAACATCACAGATTCCCCCACAACATTTGGTTGCAATAGCAATGTCTTCTTCAAGGCCTGGATGTGAATCAACAGGATGTTACCTACCGACCCAGATACAAATCAAAACACATGAAACCATATCTTGGATAAACGAAGATAGAGGATTTCATACCGTTACCACTGGATATTATGATACACCAGATGGAATGATAGAAAGTGAACAAATTGCACCAACTGAACAGTTCTCATTTACTTTTGCAGAATCCGGAGAGTTTCATTATTACTGCAGATTGCACCCATGGATGGAAGGAACCATAATTGTAAGTTAA
- a CDS encoding histone family protein — translation MKSSELGLSAMYRILKKAGADRVSDESADELRRVLEEIATTIAKSAVDMSNHAGRKTIRGEDVKLASKTFIK, via the coding sequence ATGAAGTCATCCGAGTTGGGACTATCTGCTATGTACAGGATATTAAAAAAGGCAGGAGCCGATCGGGTAAGCGACGAGTCGGCAGACGAGTTAAGGCGAGTCCTAGAAGAGATTGCCACTACCATAGCCAAGAGCGCAGTAGACATGTCAAACCACGCAGGACGCAAAACAATTCGAGGTGAAGACGTCAAGCTTGCATCAAAGACATTCATCAAATAA
- a CDS encoding TatD family hydrolase, producing MLYDAHIHLSDIEYQNDIDLVINSMQKTDIKACAVSMDNQTSKTTLDLAHKSNHILPFIGIHPEKASDDLDLMLDLIKHNANNISGIGEIGLDKTYTKNNEDLARQKLVFTKLLESAEKLHKPVSVHSRTTLDEIFEIFPSYNISGFLLHWFAGSKKQLRVAMDLGCFVSYGPVAVYSQDKQVLISNTTPDKILVETDGPVRFSRCFDMKSAHPVFIPSVVFCVSKILGKSYDEAELLLEANSKRYLGI from the coding sequence ATGCTCTATGACGCGCACATTCACCTATCTGATATAGAATACCAAAATGATATCGACCTTGTCATAAACTCGATGCAAAAAACCGACATCAAAGCATGTGCAGTGTCTATGGATAACCAAACCTCAAAGACCACTCTGGATCTGGCACACAAAAGCAATCATATACTTCCATTCATTGGAATTCATCCAGAAAAGGCATCTGATGATCTGGATTTGATGTTGGATCTGATTAAACACAATGCAAACAATATTTCTGGGATTGGTGAAATTGGGCTTGATAAGACATACACCAAAAATAATGAAGATCTTGCAAGGCAAAAACTAGTCTTTACAAAACTATTAGAATCAGCAGAAAAACTGCACAAGCCAGTCTCTGTTCATTCTCGCACAACCTTAGATGAAATATTTGAGATATTTCCATCCTATAACATATCTGGATTTTTGTTGCACTGGTTTGCTGGAAGCAAAAAACAGCTTAGAGTTGCAATGGATCTTGGATGCTTTGTTTCGTATGGTCCTGTCGCAGTGTACTCGCAGGACAAACAAGTTCTGATATCAAACACCACACCAGACAAAATTCTAGTTGAGACTGATGGTCCGGTAAGATTTTCTCGATGCTTTGATATGAAGTCTGCACATCCAGTGTTCATCCCAAGTGTTGTTTTTTGTGTATCAAAAATACTTGGCAAATCATATGATGAGGCTGAATTATTATTGGAAGCAAATTCAAAAAGATATCTTGGAATATAG
- the cgi121 gene encoding KEOPS complex subunit Cgi121: MIVIKLLGGAKKSFGKDIIQTDHDGVTISQLLEYLLSIKPADTITLDTKNLLIAVNGADSSALSGHDTVIHSGDVVSIIPVIHGGARSQLKIGSIHVELFDVRNQKGKNYQFLDHTRSKFPSLVLTGLSSKSLASVSHAKKIVSLSLYAKKHGLLLSKKLETDILLRFAATTQISDAIKSLGIEQQNEFIIIAIGKKSSLDKLYRSITPNLTLIDYASNIIPIKKRFKISQKYLSAVDSEFPLEDILAEKAAILVQ; encoded by the coding sequence TTGATTGTAATCAAGCTTTTAGGCGGAGCAAAAAAATCCTTTGGTAAAGACATAATTCAGACAGATCATGATGGTGTAACAATTTCACAATTACTGGAATATCTTTTGTCAATCAAGCCGGCAGACACCATCACACTGGACACAAAAAATCTCCTAATTGCTGTAAATGGAGCGGACTCGTCTGCTTTGTCTGGACATGATACTGTTATACATTCTGGCGATGTTGTAAGCATAATTCCTGTGATTCATGGGGGTGCAAGATCACAACTAAAGATCGGCTCTATTCATGTCGAGTTGTTTGATGTTCGGAATCAAAAAGGGAAAAACTATCAATTCTTGGATCACACCAGATCAAAATTCCCAAGTCTTGTGCTTACTGGGTTATCGTCCAAAAGCCTGGCAAGCGTATCTCATGCAAAAAAGATAGTTTCACTATCATTGTATGCAAAAAAACATGGGCTGCTGCTCTCAAAAAAGCTTGAAACCGACATTTTGCTAAGATTTGCGGCAACTACTCAGATCTCAGATGCAATCAAAAGTCTGGGAATTGAGCAGCAAAATGAATTTATCATAATAGCAATTGGCAAAAAATCATCACTGGATAAATTGTACCGTTCCATTACGCCAAATCTGACATTAATCGATTATGCCTCAAACATTATTCCAATCAAAAAACGATTCAAGATATCACAAAAATATCTGTCTGCAGTGGATTCTGAATTTCCACTGGAAGACATTCTGGCAGAAAAGGCAGCAATCCTAGTCCAGTGA
- a CDS encoding THUMP domain-containing protein, which produces MNLIITCTRHFEDDTKSEITTIIQECGDQSPQITITEFSGILSVSTTVNPLDVIKKIRQKLEDEPWEIRYTSRAIPMYDITKTDITQITEAAIKQAKTLHQDDTYRITIEKRNSNISSGEIITQIANGIPNKVSLEKYDWIVLVEILGAITGVSVLKDSDILSVEREKRGSLD; this is translated from the coding sequence GTGAATCTTATCATTACATGTACAAGACACTTTGAAGACGATACAAAAAGCGAGATCACTACCATAATCCAAGAGTGTGGGGATCAAAGCCCACAAATCACAATTACCGAGTTTTCCGGAATTCTTTCCGTTAGTACAACTGTCAACCCGCTAGATGTGATAAAAAAAATCCGACAGAAACTGGAAGACGAGCCATGGGAGATTCGCTACACATCAAGGGCAATCCCAATGTACGATATAACAAAAACAGACATAACACAGATCACAGAGGCCGCAATAAAGCAAGCAAAAACACTACACCAAGATGACACATATCGAATCACAATAGAGAAAAGAAACTCGAATATTTCGTCTGGTGAGATAATAACTCAAATTGCAAACGGCATACCAAACAAGGTCTCACTCGAAAAATACGATTGGATAGTACTAGTAGAGATTTTAGGCGCAATTACTGGCGTTTCTGTGCTCAAAGATTCCGATATTCTCAGCGTAGAGCGAGAAAAACGCGGTTCACTGGACTAG
- a CDS encoding winged helix-turn-helix domain-containing protein: protein MQVYRTHMKIIGDILTTTRDELPDEQGASITYLIRKANISHGRISKILSTLVSQGLLEQTSSDGACKYKISHTGREFLQAYNTFNRFADSFGLTI, encoded by the coding sequence ATGCAAGTCTATAGGACACACATGAAAATAATTGGCGATATTCTGACCACAACACGTGATGAGCTGCCAGATGAGCAGGGAGCAAGCATCACATATCTGATAAGAAAGGCAAACATCTCACACGGCAGAATATCCAAGATTCTGAGTACTTTGGTTTCCCAAGGACTGTTAGAGCAGACAAGCTCTGATGGCGCATGCAAGTACAAAATAAGCCACACAGGTAGAGAGTTTCTGCAAGCATACAATACATTTAATCGATTTGCAGACAGCTTTGGGCTGACTATCTAA
- a CDS encoding Fe(2+)-trafficking protein, which produces MARTCTKCKLEIPDSEQLDAVGGTYPCCAKCWEEWKTYRIMVMNELRLDMSLPDHRKLLKKNEKIFVGVLTPQGDVVDFSNEDNRKPDKPQA; this is translated from the coding sequence ATGGCAAGAACCTGCACAAAATGCAAACTGGAAATTCCTGACTCTGAGCAGCTTGATGCCGTAGGTGGAACATATCCATGCTGTGCCAAGTGCTGGGAGGAATGGAAGACCTATAGAATAATGGTAATGAATGAGCTAAGGCTGGATATGTCATTGCCGGACCATCGAAAACTACTCAAAAAGAACGAAAAGATCTTCGTAGGCGTCTTGACGCCTCAGGGAGATGTAGTCGACTTTTCAAATGAAGACAATCGTAAGCCAGACAAGCCGCAGGCCTAA
- a CDS encoding adenylosuccinate synthetase, which produces MPSTVVVGGFFGDEGKGKIISYLAQKDNPSIVVRGGAGPNAGHTIEDGNKKYKVRMLPSGFLNKNARLMVGPGVVVNPEVLHKEIDEFGVSNRSFVDYNCGIIEKTHTDADSGGRLKEKIGSTGSGTGPANSDRAMRTLKMAKEIPSLQPYLIDVAGELHAALDADQNVLVEGTQGTFLSLWHGTYPFVTSKDVTASGICADIGLGPKNVDDVMVVFKSYVTRVGTGTLENELPMDEVAARGWSEVGTVTGRQRRAAEFNFELAKRAVMLNSATQIGLTKLDVLFSDCAHKNSFDDLSNAAKQFITKIEDALDVPVTLIGTGPGVDDIIDLRQ; this is translated from the coding sequence ATGCCTTCGACTGTAGTAGTTGGTGGATTTTTTGGAGATGAAGGAAAAGGCAAAATCATCTCATATTTGGCACAAAAAGACAACCCAAGCATTGTTGTAAGGGGAGGTGCAGGACCAAATGCTGGTCACACAATAGAGGATGGCAATAAAAAATACAAGGTGCGAATGCTTCCAAGTGGATTCCTAAACAAAAATGCCAGACTGATGGTAGGCCCAGGAGTTGTGGTAAATCCAGAAGTATTGCACAAGGAAATTGACGAATTTGGAGTATCGAATAGATCGTTTGTTGATTACAATTGCGGAATTATAGAAAAGACACACACCGATGCGGATTCAGGTGGAAGACTAAAAGAAAAGATTGGCAGCACAGGATCTGGGACAGGTCCTGCAAATTCTGATAGAGCCATGCGTACACTAAAAATGGCAAAAGAGATTCCATCACTTCAGCCATATCTGATTGATGTGGCAGGAGAACTACATGCAGCACTGGATGCAGACCAAAACGTACTAGTCGAGGGCACCCAAGGAACCTTTCTGTCCTTGTGGCATGGGACATACCCATTTGTGACCTCAAAGGACGTTACTGCCTCTGGAATATGCGCAGACATTGGGCTTGGGCCAAAAAATGTCGATGATGTAATGGTTGTCTTCAAGTCCTATGTTACACGCGTGGGTACAGGCACGCTTGAAAATGAGCTACCAATGGATGAGGTGGCCGCTCGTGGCTGGTCTGAGGTAGGCACGGTAACTGGAAGGCAAAGGCGTGCGGCGGAATTTAATTTTGAGCTTGCCAAGCGTGCAGTCATGCTAAATAGTGCAACCCAGATTGGTCTGACAAAACTAGATGTGTTGTTTTCTGATTGTGCGCACAAAAACTCGTTTGACGACTTGAGTAATGCTGCAAAACAATTCATCACAAAAATAGAAGATGCACTGGATGTGCCTGTCACGCTCATTGGTACAGGCCCAGGCGTAGATGACATCATTGATCTGCGGCAATAA
- a CDS encoding orotidine 5'-phosphate decarboxylase, translating into MNSFKERIRKLAAQKSPLILANDYDDHKNLESRTIQNIKTLHPYLCAIKFNFHVLLPLGEKQILKITKTAHEYGLQTIADIKLNDIGNTNFVAAQTLWNLGFDGIIVNPMMGPASLEKLVSLSHKNKKGVISLCHMSAPEARVTYELGVKMGSKSTQIYKLFLEWAIKMSTDGIIVGATFPDIIQYCKSKSRTLNVYSPGIGTQGGDINSTLSAGSDYLIVGRTILSAKNPKRVAQELFESARKH; encoded by the coding sequence ATGAATAGCTTCAAAGAGCGAATACGAAAATTAGCTGCACAAAAAAGTCCGCTCATACTTGCAAATGACTATGATGACCACAAAAATCTAGAATCTCGAACCATACAAAACATCAAAACACTACATCCATATCTTTGCGCAATCAAATTTAACTTTCATGTCTTGCTCCCATTGGGAGAAAAACAAATCCTCAAAATCACCAAGACTGCTCATGAGTATGGCCTCCAAACAATTGCCGATATCAAGCTAAACGACATTGGCAATACGAACTTTGTTGCAGCCCAAACGTTGTGGAACTTGGGGTTTGATGGAATAATAGTAAATCCAATGATGGGACCTGCCAGTCTGGAAAAACTAGTTAGTCTATCTCACAAGAACAAAAAAGGTGTCATATCATTGTGCCACATGAGTGCCCCCGAGGCACGCGTAACCTATGAGCTAGGCGTCAAAATGGGCTCAAAGAGCACACAAATCTACAAACTATTTCTAGAGTGGGCAATCAAAATGTCAACAGACGGAATAATCGTTGGCGCAACATTTCCTGATATCATCCAGTACTGCAAAAGCAAGAGCCGTACCCTGAATGTCTATTCGCCAGGAATTGGAACGCAAGGAGGTGATATCAACAGTACACTATCTGCGGGATCTGACTATCTTATAGTTGGAAGAACAATACTGAGTGCCAAGAATCCAAAGAGGGTGGCGCAGGAATTATTCGAGTCAGCTCGCAAACACTAG
- a CDS encoding bis(5'-nucleosyl)-tetraphosphatase: MQEITERSSGIVLFREDGNKKLFLLLHYPSGHWDFVKGRIEKNEQLKEAALRESKEETGITDIEFIDGFEEKIQYTYQYGGKRVRKEVIFFLAKTKTKDVTLSDEHLDHVWLEYDDAFSKTTYQNAKDLLSKSKKLVFAS; encoded by the coding sequence ATGCAAGAAATAACAGAGAGATCATCTGGAATAGTTTTGTTCAGAGAGGATGGCAACAAGAAATTGTTTTTGCTCTTGCACTATCCATCAGGCCACTGGGATTTTGTCAAGGGCAGAATAGAAAAAAATGAGCAGCTAAAAGAAGCAGCTCTACGCGAATCCAAAGAAGAAACTGGCATCACAGATATCGAATTCATTGATGGGTTTGAAGAAAAGATCCAATACACATACCAGTATGGCGGCAAGCGAGTCAGAAAGGAGGTGATATTTTTCCTAGCAAAGACAAAAACCAAAGATGTCACGCTATCTGATGAGCATTTGGATCATGTTTGGTTAGAGTACGATGATGCGTTTTCCAAAACAACATACCAAAACGCCAAAGACTTGCTTAGTAAATCAAAGAAGCTAGTGTTTGCGAGCTGA